From one Gadus morhua chromosome 8, gadMor3.0, whole genome shotgun sequence genomic stretch:
- the lrrcc1 gene encoding leucine-rich repeat and coiled-coil domain-containing protein 1: protein MMAHRELSLIDKDVSSLLEVPLSPTVTSLNLHCNRISRIEALTSGGHLRHLDLSSNRISRIEGLASLTSLRTLNLSCNLIAKVEGLSGLVNLATLNLSYNKINSLTGLLYLHGEDYKLKQLSLHSNCLDSINHLLQCLLGVQNLREVTLSLDGKGNPVCSLSAYRKMVLQSLPQVCVLDGVDRLGNEAPLGEDSPGDTPGLEDYADFLFSSETSGSEQLSKGDGALSTPRINQVLAEFRQRGVPGETQAPPPAAAPADRVNEQRIRKLEHQVSQLFHQAPASAGPGTSRLPVQRAKRDIDHTSESEGDSGKENRRRGGASTRRSPSSSRSTPASSTPTPARAAPARGGFKGVRARRSDSDQEPPKRKGPTGALGSRRGANAPSVAAPVVKARGGSSKTTRAPREENSKPTAEEETYRTIVEERDQERERRWKAEQVARRLTEQLSSLQSQACEGKDLQDMALHTTDRLKELLLRERAGRLGLQGRVDELEGRSQALGQQLEKARADEEHHKRALGELEESVARADALRAGQQAEEMKKQQDLQNRAMALKREAELQKAAVRQLRAKLQQQQQLFTTREQEHRKELASRLAPGGEEFRQALAAEGAAAQQRHAQREAELEEKLAAGRSQYSALEDEFRMALTIESARFSEVKEACDHLSAELSQRRASLAQSQQRERRSSALVQELTAMVKEQKRRISELSRAKREAVQELKSEQDLRLGLQLELLKKDKSRLLSQLTAQESVIDGLRAERKIWGQELAQQGVSLAQDRGRLEARVEVLTTELETQRKHSEQDGDALRIKAKIIDDQTATIRKLKEGLQEREELTRRQREEAAQAQKSFQRRLEEEAVALGELRDCVEQLTLRKEQLKQQLEEREQELDELRTVHSSSNKKWQEKAGLLTRLEGQVMRMKDNFDSKERLLLEERNKAAEAHKAAVDKLHSVDDAFRRQLESLQATHHAELLRLASDKQKQIERANQKVIQVEEEMRMLLEETESTKRVMEQKMTRLSSVLKDF from the exons ATGATGGCGCACAGAGAGCTGAGTCTGATTGACAAGGATGTGTCAAG TTTGTTGGAGGTTCCTCTGAGTCCCACAGTGACATCACTCAATCTGCACTGCAACCGCATCTCGAGGATCGAAGCGCTGACCTCAGGCGGCCACCTGCGGCACCTGGACCTCTCGTCCAATCGCATCTCTCGCATCGAAGGGCTCGCTTCCTTGACATCCCTCAGGACCTTAAATTTATCCTGCAACTTAATCGCCAAGGTCGAAG GCCTCAGCGGCCTTGTGAACCTCGCCACACTAAACTTATCCTACAACAAGATAAACAGCCTTACCG GCTTGCTTTACCTCCACGGAGAGGACTACAAGCTGAAGCAGCTCAGTCTCCATAGCAACTGCTTGGACAGCATCAACCACCTGCTGCAATGCCTGCTGGGAGTGCAGAATTTAAGGGAAGTCACCTTGAGCCTAGATGGTAAAGGCAACCCTGTCTGCAGCCTGTCAG CCTACAGGAAGATGGTCCTGCAGTCCCTACCACAGGTCTGTGTCCTGGATGGCGTGGACCGTCTGGGGAACGAAGCCCCCCTAGGGGAGGACAGCCCCGGGGACACCCCGGGTCTGGAGGACTACGCAgacttcctgttctcctccgAGACCAGCGGCAGCGAACAG CTCTCTAAGGGGGACGGTGCTCTCAGCACCCCCCGCATCAACCAGGTCCTGGCTGAGTTCCGCCAGAGGGGCGTCCCCGGGGAgacccaggccccgccccccgcagcTGCTCCGGCAGACCGAGTTAACGAGCAGCGCATCAGGAAGCTGGAGCACCAAGTGTCACAGCTGTTCCATCAG GCCCCGGCCAGCGCTGGGCCCGGCACCTCCAGGCTGCCGGTACAGAGGGCCAAGAGGGACATCGACCACACGTCGGAGAGCGAGGGCGACAGCGGGAAGGAGAACCGGAGGCGGGGGGGAGCCTCCACGCGGCGGAGCCCCAGCAGCTCCAGGAGCACGCCCGCCAGCAGCACGCCCACGCCCGCCAGGGCCGCGCCCGCCAGGGGCGGCTTCAAGGGGGTCAGGGCCCGGAGGTCGGACAG CGATCAAGAACCGCCTAAACGCAAGGGCCCCACGGGTGCATTGGGGTCCCGGAGGGGGGCCAATGCCCCGAGCGTTGCAGCGCCAGTGGTGAAAGCCAGGGGGGGGTCTTCCAAGACCACCAGGGCACCAAGGGAGGAGAACTCTAAGCCGACCGCAGAAGAAGAAACCTACAGG accaTCGTGGAGGAGCGGGACCAGGAGCGGGAGCGGCGCTGGAAGGCGGAGCAGGTCGCCAGGAGGCTGACGGAGCAGCTGAGCAGCCTGCAGAGCCAGGCCTGTGAGGGGAAGGACCTGCAGGACATGGCCCTGCACACCACggacag gctgaaggagctgctgctgcgggAGCGGGCGGGACGCCTGGGCCTGCAGGGGCGTGTCGACGAGCtggaggggcggagccaggcgcTGGGCCAGCAGCTGGAGAAGGCCCGCGCGGACGAGGAGCACCACAAGAGGGCGCTGGGCGAGCTGGAGGAGAGCGTGGCCCGCGCCGACGCACTCCGGGCGGGGCAGCAGGCCGAGGAG ATGAAGAAGCAGCAGGATCTGCAGAACCGGGCGATGGCTCTGAAAAGGGAGGCAGAGCTCCAGAAGGCGGCCGTTCGTCAGCTCAGAGccaagctgcagcagcagcagcagctgttcACTACCAGGGAGCAGGAGCACAG GAAGGAGCTGGCGTCGCGGCTGGCGCCCGGCGGGGAGGAGTTTCGCCAGGCGCTGGCggcggagggggcggcggcgcAGCAGAGACACGCCCAGCGGGAGGCGGAGCTTGAGGAGAAGCTGGCGGCGGGGCGGAGCCAGTACTCCGCCCTGGAGGACGAGTTCCGCATGGCGCTGACCATCGAGTCCGCCCGCTTCTCCGAG GTGAAGGAAGCATGTGATCACCTGAGCGCGGAGCTCTCGCAGAGAAGGGCATCGCTCGCCCAgagccagcagagagagaggcgctCGTCCGCTCTGGTGCAGGAGCTCACGGCCATGGTGAAGGAGCAGAAGAGACGCATCTCCGAGCTCAGCCGAGCCAAGAGAGAGGCTGTTCAGGAGCTGAAG tcggAGCAGGACCTGCGTCTGGGCCTGCAGCTGGAGCTGCTGAAGAAGGACAAGTCGCGGCTGCTCTCCCAGCTCACCGCCCAGGAGTCGGTCATCGACGGCCTCAGGGCCGAGAGGAAGATCTGGGGCCAGGAGCTGGCCCAGCAAG GAGTGTCGCTGGCCCAGGACCGCGGGCGCCTGGAGGCCCGGGTGGAGGTGCTGACCACGGAGCTGGAGACGCAGAGGAAGCACAGCGAGCAGGACGGAGACGCCCTGCGCATCAAAGCCAAGATCATAGACGACCAGACGGCCACCATCCGCAAGCTGAAAGAG GGGCTGCAGGAGCGCGAGGAGCTGACCCGGCGGCAGCGCGAGGAGGCCGCCCAGGCCCAGAAGAGCTTCCAGCggcggctggaggaggaggcggtggccCTGGGCGAGCTCAGGGACTGCGTGGAGCAGCTCACCCTGCGCaaggagcagctcaagcagcagctggaggagcGGGAGCAGGAGCTGGACGAGCTCAGAACTGTTCACAG CTCCTCCAATAAGAAGTGgcaggagaaggcggggctgttgACCCGGCTGGAGGGCCAGGTGATGCGCATGAAGGACAACTTTGACTCCAAGGAGcgcctgctgctggaggagagAAACAAGGCAGCAGAGGCTCATAA AGCTGCGGTCGACAAGCTGCACAGTGTGGACGACGCGTTCCGCCGACAGCTGGAGTCCCTACAGGCGACCCATCACGCGGAGCTGCTACGGCTAGCCAGCGACAAGCAGAAGCAGATAGAACGAGCCAATCAGAAG GTGATTCAGGTGGAAGAGGAGATGCGCATGCTGCTTGAAGAGACGGAGAGCACCAAGAGAGTCATGGAGCAGAAGATGACACGCCTCTCCAGCGTGCTGAAAGACTTCTGA